From Aspergillus chevalieri M1 DNA, chromosome 4, nearly complete sequence, a single genomic window includes:
- the MLH1 gene encoding mismatch repair ATPase MLH1 (BUSCO:EOG092615IE;~COG:L;~EggNog:ENOG410PH9T;~InterPro:IPR002099,IPR014762,IPR036890,IPR038973, IPR013507,IPR020568,IPR032189,IPR014721;~PFAM:PF13589,PF16413,PF01119,PF02518;~go_component: GO:0032300 - mismatch repair complex [Evidence IEA];~go_function: GO:0005524 - ATP binding [Evidence IEA];~go_function: GO:0016887 - ATPase activity [Evidence IEA];~go_function: GO:0030983 - mismatched DNA binding [Evidence IEA];~go_process: GO:0006298 - mismatch repair [Evidence IEA]), with protein MDQMDVDAREPHGTKRPAEDAETEPPQKPKRIRALDPDVVNKIAAGEIIVAPMHALKELIENAVDAGSTSLEVLVKDGGLKLLQITDNGHGIDRDDLPILCERFTTSKLKEFEDLSSIGTYGFRGEALASISHIAHLTVTTKTAGSSCAWRAHYGDGKLVPSKPGQSAAPKPTAGRGGTQITVEDLFYNVPTRRRAFRSASEEYAKILDVVGRYAVHCAGVAFSCRKHGDSGVSISTPAAANTVDRIRQIHGSAVANELVEFKMEDDKLGFRSSGLATNANYHVKKTVILLFINHRAVESTVVKRAIEQTYSAFLPKGGHPFVYIDLQVEPQRVDVNVHPTKREVNFLNEDEIIESICNEIRSKLAKVDSSRTFLTQSVLPGTGVPTIESLSRDDEDTEGRASATPKTPGTTKKPYEHNLVRTDSKVRKITSMLSPAVPGTASRTDDAEATSSTVLDEGLQYENTDREPIRIALTSVKNLRAGVRANMHNNLTEMIASHTYVGLVDERRRIAAIQSGVKLYLVDYGMLCSEFFYQIGLTDFGNFGIIRLNPAPKLVDLLRIAAEAEKESHKAQRRQQRRSETEEENEIFTNAPEIVANTLIERREMLDEYFSIQISEEGDLISIPLLLKGYLPSLGKLPRFLLRLGPYVNWSGEEECFRTFLRELAAFYTPEQLPLPPSITGTKDNGHKGVHESQTESDTGEDEAIQQRRLQMGRMLEHTVFPALRARMVATTRLLRGVVEVADLKGLYRVFERC; from the exons ATGGACCAAATGGATGTGGATGCCCGTGAACCTCACGGCACAAAGCGGCCAGCAGAGGACGCTGAGACTGAGCCTCCCCAGAAGCCAAAGAGAATCAGA GCTCTCGATCCAGATGTTGTGAACAAGATCGCGGCCGGAGAGATCATCGTGGCTCCGATGCATGCCCTGAAAGAGTTGATCGAAAACGCAGTCGACGCAGGCTCGACTTCTTTAGAAGTACTGGTCAAGGATGGTGGTCTAAAACTTCTCCAGATCACGGATAACGGACATGGTATCGAT AGAGATGATCTCCCCATTCTATGCGAAAGATTCACCACATCCAAGTTAAAAGAATTCGAGGATCTTTCCAGCATTGGTACATATGGATTTCGGGGAGAAGCGTTGGCCAGTATCAGCCATATCGCCCATCTTACTGTCACGACCAAGACGGCCGGATCCAGCTGTGCGTGGAGAGCACACTACGGTGACGGGAAGCTCGTTCCTTCGAAACCAGGGCAGTCTGCTGCTCCTAAACCTACAGCTGGACGTGGCGGAACTCAGATTACC GTGGAAGACCTATTCTACAACGTCCCAACGAGAAGACGAGCATTCCGCTCCGCAAGCGAAGAATACGCCAAAATCCTCGATGTCGTAGGCCGGTATGCCGTGCACTGCGCTGGTGTGGCCTTCTCATGCCGCAAACATGGTGACTCAGGAGTCAGCATCTCAACACCCGCAGCAGCAAACACAGTGGACCGGATTCGGCAAATTCACGGAAGCGCTGTTGCTAATGAGTTGGTCGAATTTAAAATGGAAGATGACAAGCTGGGTTTTCGCTCTTCGGGACTCGCCACGAATGCCAATTACCATGTTAAGAAAACGGTTATACTGCTTTTCATCAACCATCGGGCGGTCGAATCAACTGTTGTCAAGAGGGCCATTGAACAGACATACTCAGCCTTCCTACCTAAGGGCGGCCATCCCTTTGTCTACATCGACTTGCAAGTTGAACCGCAACGAGTGGACGTAAACGTCCACCCAACAAAGCGTGAGGTGAACTTCCTGAACGAAGACGAAATCATCGAATCTATATGCAACGAAATCAGATCGAAACTCGCAAAGGTCGACTCAAGTCGAACCTTCTTAACACAAAGCGTTCTTCCAGGAACGGGGGTACCGACAATCGAAAGCCTTAGCCGTGACGACGAAGATACGGAGGGCAGAGCCTCAGCAACACCCAAAACCCCAGGAACAACAAAGAAACCCTACGAACACAACCTCGTACGCACAGACTCGAAAGTCCGTAAGATCACATCGATGCTCTCGCCAGCCGTGCCCGGAACCGCCTCTCGCACCGACGATGCAGAAGCCACATCATCCACCGTCCTCGACGAGGGATTACAATACGAGAACACCGACCGCGAACCTATCCGCATCGCTCTCACATCAGTCAAAAACCTCCGTGCTGGTGTCCGCGCCAACATGCATAATAATCTCACCGAGATGATCGCGTCGCATACGTACGTCGGGTTGGTGGATGAACGACGCCGTATCGCCGCCATTCAGTCCGGCGTAAAACTCTACCTTGTCGACTACGGGATGTTATGCAGCGAATTCTTCTACCAAATCGGTCTGACGGACTTTGGCAATTTCGGTATTATCAGACTCAACCCAGCGCCAAAATTGGTCGACCTCCTCCGCATcgcagcagaagcagagaaaGAGAGCCATAAAGCacaacgacgacaacaaAGGCGAAGCGAAACAGAAGAAGAGAACGAAATATTTACAAATGCCCCCGAAATTGTTGCAAACACCCTTATCGAGCGCCGCGAAATGCTAGACGAATACTTCTCCATACAAATCTCCGAAGAAGGTGACCTTATATCCATCCCTCTACTTCTCAAAGGCTATCTTCCTTCTCTGGGCAAATTACCACgcttcctcctccgtctTGGGCCCTACGTCAACTGGTCTGGTGAAGAAGAATGCTTCCGGACATTCCTACGGGAACTTGCAGCCTTCTACACCCCAGAACAGCTGCCACTTCCCCCATCCATTACAGGTACCAAAGATAACGGCCACAAGGGAGTACACGAATCACAAACCGAGAGCGACACTGGCGAAGACGAAGCTATCCAACAGCGCCGGTTGCAGATGGGCCGAATGTTAGAGCATACAGTCTTCCCGGCATTAAGGGCGCGCATGGTTGCCACGACACGCTTGTTAAGGGGTGTTGTGGAGGTTGCTGATCTGAAGGGGCTGTATCGGGTGTTCGAGCGTTGCTGA
- the RPN1 gene encoding proteasome regulatory particle base subunit RPN1 (BUSCO:EOG09260JED;~COG:O;~EggNog:ENOG410PFH6;~InterPro:IPR002015,IPR016024,IPR011989,IPR016643, IPR040892,IPR041433;~PFAM:PF01851,PF17781,PF18051;~TransMembrane:2 (o781-798i810-827o);~go_component: GO:0000502 - proteasome complex [Evidence IEA];~go_function: GO:0030234 - enzyme regulator activity [Evidence IEA];~go_process: GO:0042176 - regulation of protein catabolic process [Evidence IEA]), with translation MAKEGERSAPVDKGKGKAEDVKDVPAGKKPQKDEKEQAGGKKKGDEPQEEELSEEDQQLKGELEMLVERLKEPDTSLYSPALDAIKNFIKTSTSSMTAVPKPLKFLRPHYDDLTALYEKWSAGPVKDSLADMLSVLGMTYGDEEKLETLKYRLLAKSEDLASWGHEYIRHLALEIGQEHQDRLNNEKDTTDLVDLALSLVPYFLSHNAEADAVDLMSELEIIDQIPKYLDENTYSRVCLYMVSMVNLLTFPEDQQFLRTAHEIYVQFNELTRAIVVAIRLNDTELIKSDINATSDKSLKKQMAFLAARQQIWLDVSLEEEEDQSFMDCLNNISIHKHFKSLGKELNILDPVMPEDIYKTHLETRGAGLTNVDSARHNLASAFVNSFTNAGYGNDKMMLVDADKSSWVWKTKDDGMLSTTASLGMLLQGDVEEGLDKIDKFTYASEDQIKAGALLAIGILNSGVRLDSDPALALLSDPDNLEAKNVPMRVASIMGLGLAYAGSNKEELLEVLLPIVEDVSLDMQLSAMAAVSLGLIFVGSSNHQVSEAIATTLMDEDRQKHLKDKWTRFMALGLALLYFGRQEEVDVILDILKAVDHPMAKPTSVLASVCAWAGTGTVLKLQELLHICNEMIDEKEESKGDELVQSYAVLGLSLIAMGEEVGQDMILRQFGHLMHYGASNIRKAVPLAMGLISPSNPQMKVYDTLSRYSHDNDNDVAINAIFAMGLCGAGTKNARLAQLLRQLASYYHRDPNSLFMVRIAQGLLHMGKGTMTLNPFHTDRQVLSRVSAAGLLTVLVSLIDAKQFILAEHHYLLYFLITAMYPRFLVTLDEDLQPVTVNVRVGQAVDVVGQAGRPKTITGWQTQSTPVLLAYGERAELEDEQYIPLSSTLEGLVILRKNPDWENAE, from the exons ATGGCGAAAGAAGGCGAGCGGTCAGCTCCCGTCGACAAGGGCAAGGGCAAGGCGGAAGATGTTAAGGATGTGCCCGCTGGAAAGAAGCCGCAGAAGGACGAGAAGGAGCAGGCGggtgggaagaagaagggtgaTGAGCCCCAAGAAG AGGAGCTCAGTGAAGAAGACCAGCAACTGAAGGGTGAGCTTGAAATGCTTGTGGAAAGGTTAAAG GAACCGGACACGTCGCTGTACAGTCCTGCATTGGACGCAATTAAAAACTTCATTAAGACCTCGACCTCGTCGATGACAGCTGTCCCGAAGCCGCTCAAGTTCCTCAGACCCCATTACGATGACCTCACAGCGCTATACGAGAAGTGGTCGGCAGGTCCCGTCAAG GACTCGCTGGCCGATATGCTTTCCGTCCTCGGTATGACCTACGGCGATGAAGAGAAGCTCGAGACCCTCAAGTACCGCCTACTCGCCAAATCGGAAGATCTCGCTTCTTGGGGTCACGAATACATCCGGCACCTGGCTCTCGAGATTGGGCAGGAGCATCAGGACAGACTTAATAATGAGAAAGATACCACGGATCTTGTCGACCTGGCGCTGTCTCTCGTCCCGTACTTCCTGAGTCATAACGCCGAGGCTGACGCCGTGGACCTTATGAGCGAACTGGAGATTATCGACCAGATTCCGAAATACTTGGACGAGAACACGTATTCGAGAGTCTGCCTCTACATGGTTAGCATGGTAAACCTCCTCACGTTCCCCGAGGACCAGCAGTTCCTTCGTACGGCCCACGAGATCTACGTTCAGTTCAACGAGCTTACCAGGGCGATCGTCGTCGCAATTCGGTTGAACGACACCGAACTCATCAAGAGCGACATCAATGCGACCTCTGACAAGTCcttgaagaagcagatgGCATTCCTTGCTGCCAGACAACAAATATGGCTCGACGTTTCgcttgaggaagaggaggaccAGTCATTCATGGACTGCTTGAACAACATCTCGATTCACAAGCACTTCAAGTCTCTCGGCAAGGAACTCAATATTCTCGACCCCGTGATGCCTGAGGATATCTACAAGACTCATCTGGAAACCCGTGGGGCTGGGTTGACAAATGTCGACTCGGCGAGACACAACCTTGCCAGCGCTTTCGTCAACTCCTTCACCAACGCCGGTTATGGAAATGACAAAATGATGTTGGTCGATGCTGATAAGAGTTCTTGGGTGTGGAAGACCAAGGATGATGGTATGCTGTCGACTACAGCGTCGTTGGGTATGCTCCTGCAGGGCGATGTTGAAGAGGGTCTCGACAAGATCGACAAATTCACCTATGCTTCGGAAGACCAAATTAAGGCGGGTGCACTACTTGCTATCGGTATTCTTAACTCTGGCGTTAGGCTCGACTCCGATCCTGCGTTGGCTCTCCTGAGTGATCCCGATAACCTCGAGGCCAAGAACGTTCCCATGAGGGTAGCATCCATCATGGGTCTCGGTTTGGCTTATGCCGGATCCAACAAGGAGGAGCTTTTGGAGGTGCTGCTCCCCATTGTGGAGGACGTTTCGCTCGACATGCAGCTGTCTGCGATGGCTGCTGTCTCGCTGGGTCTCATTTTCGTTGGTTCATCAAACCACCAGGTCAGTGAGGCCATTGCCACAACactgatggatgaggatcgGCAAAAGCACCTCAAGGACAAGTGGACCCGCTTCATGGCACTTGGTCTTGCGCTTTTGTACTTTGGTCGCCAGGAAGAGGTCGACGTGATCCTTGACATTCTCAAGGCTGTCGATCACCCCATGGCTAAGCCCACTTCCGTTCTCGCCTCCGTCTGCGCGTGGGCAGGCACTGGTACAGTGCTGAAGCTGCAAGAGCTTCTTCACATCTGCAATGAAATGATCGACGAGAAGGAAGAGTCGAAGGGGGATGAGTTGGTCCAGTCGTACGCCGTTTTGGGTCTGTCGCTCATTGCCATGGGTGAGGAAGTCGGCCAGGATATGATCCTCAGACAGTTTGGCCACTTGATGCACTACGGCGCGAGCAACATCCGGAAGGCTGTTCCTCTTGCCATGGGTTTGATTAGCCCCAGCAACCCCCAGATGAAGGTCTACGACACTTTGTCTCGGTACAGTCACGACAACGACAATGACGTTGCCATTAATGCGATTTTCGCAATGGGTCTATGCGGTGCTGGTACGAAGAACGCCCGTTTGGCGCAGTTGCTCCGACAGTTGGCAAGCTACTACCACCGCGACCCCAACTCGCTATTCATGGTCCGCATTGCCCAAGGTCTTTTGCACATGGGCAAGGGTACCATGACCCTCAACCCCTTCCACACCGACCGCCAGGTCCTCTCCCGCGTGTCCGCCGCTGGTCTCCTTACGGTCCTCGTGTCGCTGATTGACGCCAAACAATTCATCCTCGCCGAACACCACTACCTGCTCTACTTCCTTATCACTGCGATGTACCCTCGCTTCCTTGTTACTCTTGACGAGGACCTGCAGCCTGTTACCGTCAACGTGCGGGTAGGACAAGCAGTGGATGTTGTCGGCCAGGCTGGTCGGCCGAAGACCATTACCGGATGGCAAACACAGAGCACGCCTGTGCTCTTGGCGTATGGCGAGAGAGCAGAGCTTGAAGACGAACAGTACATCCCTCTGAGCAGCACTCTTGAGGGATTGGTTATCTTGCGCAAG AACCCTGATTGGGAAAACGCCGAGTAA